One region of Macadamia integrifolia cultivar HAES 741 chromosome 11, SCU_Mint_v3, whole genome shotgun sequence genomic DNA includes:
- the LOC122094086 gene encoding protein GID8 homolog isoform X1 → MSLFWIVVGQLAAIETMSTSKKVITREEWEKKLDDAKVRKEDMNKLVMNFLVTEGYVEAAEKFRMESGTEPDIDLATITDRMAVKKAVQSGNVEDAIEKVNDLNPEILDTNPQLFFHLQQQRLIELIRNGKVEEALEFAQEELAPRGEENQSFLEELERTVALLAFEDVSNCPVGELLDISQRLKTASEVNAAILTSQSHEKDPKLPSLLKMLIWAQNQLDEKAVYPRINDLSTAMLEDPSV, encoded by the exons ATGTCACTATTCTGGATTGTCGTCGGTCAGCTTGCAGCCATCGAAACAATG TCGACATCAAAGAAAGTGATTACAAGGgaggagtgggaaaagaagctAGATGACGCAAAGGTTAGGAAGGAAGATATGAATAAACTAGTGATGAATTTTCTTGTGACTGAGGGTTATGTTGAAGCTGCAGAAAAATTTAGGATGGAGTCTGGCACTGAAC CAGATATTGATCTTGCGACAATTACAGACCGTATGGCTGTAAAGAAGGCAGTGCAGAGTGGGAATGTTGAGGATGCAATTGAAAAAGTTAATGATCTGAATCCTGAG ATATTGGATACAAATCCACAACTATTTTTCCATTTGCAACAGCAGAGGTTGATAGAATTGATACGCAATGGAAAAGTAGAAGAAGCACTGGAGTTTGCTCAGGAGGAGCTTGCACCAAGGGGCGAAGAAAAT CAAAGCTTTCTAGAAGAGTTGGAAAGGACAGTTGCACTGTTGGCATTTGAAGATGTGTCAAATTGCCCTGTTGGAGAGCTTCTTGACATATCACAGCGTCTGAAGACTGCTAGTGAGGTGAATGCAGCCATTCTGACCAGCCAGAGTCATGAAAAAG ATCCAAAGCTTCCAAGCTTGTTAAAGATGCTGATCTGGGCTCAGAATCAACTTGATGAGAAGGCTGTGTATCCCCGAATAAATGATTTGTCCACTGCCATGCTGGAGGATCCTTCCGTTTGA
- the LOC122094086 gene encoding protein GID8 homolog isoform X2: MSLFWIVVGQLAAIETMSTSKKVITREEWEKKLDDAKVRKEDMNKLVMNFLVTEGYVEAAEKFRMESGTEHIDLATITDRMAVKKAVQSGNVEDAIEKVNDLNPEILDTNPQLFFHLQQQRLIELIRNGKVEEALEFAQEELAPRGEENQSFLEELERTVALLAFEDVSNCPVGELLDISQRLKTASEVNAAILTSQSHEKDPKLPSLLKMLIWAQNQLDEKAVYPRINDLSTAMLEDPSV; this comes from the exons ATGTCACTATTCTGGATTGTCGTCGGTCAGCTTGCAGCCATCGAAACAATG TCGACATCAAAGAAAGTGATTACAAGGgaggagtgggaaaagaagctAGATGACGCAAAGGTTAGGAAGGAAGATATGAATAAACTAGTGATGAATTTTCTTGTGACTGAGGGTTATGTTGAAGCTGCAGAAAAATTTAGGATGGAGTCTGGCACTGAAC ATATTGATCTTGCGACAATTACAGACCGTATGGCTGTAAAGAAGGCAGTGCAGAGTGGGAATGTTGAGGATGCAATTGAAAAAGTTAATGATCTGAATCCTGAG ATATTGGATACAAATCCACAACTATTTTTCCATTTGCAACAGCAGAGGTTGATAGAATTGATACGCAATGGAAAAGTAGAAGAAGCACTGGAGTTTGCTCAGGAGGAGCTTGCACCAAGGGGCGAAGAAAAT CAAAGCTTTCTAGAAGAGTTGGAAAGGACAGTTGCACTGTTGGCATTTGAAGATGTGTCAAATTGCCCTGTTGGAGAGCTTCTTGACATATCACAGCGTCTGAAGACTGCTAGTGAGGTGAATGCAGCCATTCTGACCAGCCAGAGTCATGAAAAAG ATCCAAAGCTTCCAAGCTTGTTAAAGATGCTGATCTGGGCTCAGAATCAACTTGATGAGAAGGCTGTGTATCCCCGAATAAATGATTTGTCCACTGCCATGCTGGAGGATCCTTCCGTTTGA